AGCTGGCCCACCAGGGCAGCCGCGTGACGTAGGGCAGCGAGCACAGCGTCAGCGCCGCCAGCATGGCGAGCAGGGCAGGCAGCGGCAGCGGCGCGGGCGCAGACGGCTGGGCCGCCCGGTTGCGCGGCAGTTGAACGCTGAAGGTCATGGTCGGCCCGCCAGACGCTCGGGCAGGCCGTTCGGTTGATCGCCTTGCCGGGCCGCTTGTGAGACAGACGGTTGCGAGAGGGCCAGGGCATTCAGGGCGCGGCGCGAGTGGGCCTCGCCGCTCCCCTCCTCCACCATCCGGTCTGGCAGTTCCAGGCGGTAGCGGACGTCGTGCTGGCGGGCTTGCCGCACCCAGGCGCTCAGACGCGAGTAGCGGGCCTCGGGGTCCAGGCCACGCAACTCGGCGTAGTCCAGGCACAGGGTCAGGCTGAGCGGCACGTCGAAGACTTTGGTATGGAGGTCGCCGGTGCGGGCCGAGTGCCGCCAGGCCACCTGCCGGGGCGCGTCGCCGGGCAGGTAGGGCCGGACACCCGCAAACTCTTCCTGGCCCGCCGCCCGCTTCGCCCCGCTGCCCTCACTGGCCCGCGTGCCCGGCAGCGGCGGCGCGTCCGCTTCAGGAGCCGGGTAGATCAGCGCCTCGGCGCTCAGCAGCGGGTAGGTCACGCCGCGCCACAGGCCCAGGGCGTCGCGGCCCTCCAGCCGCAGACGCGGCAACGTGAGCGGGCCGCGCCGGGGAGCCGCGATCATGACCGGCGCGGTGGTCTCGGCCTGCGCCGCCACGTCGAGCAGCGTGATGGTCGCCGAGCGCGGGCGGTGGGCACGCAGGCGCAGCCGGGCACGGGCCTGGTCCGAGGGGTTTTGCACCCTGACCGCAAAGGCCGCTTCTTCCCCGGCCCAGGCGGTGTCCGGCGGCGCGGCACTGAGTCTCAGGCCGCTGAGGCTGCGCGAGGCCGCCACCGCACCTGACACCCACAGCCCCAGCATCAGGAAGGTCACCAGATACCCAAGGCTGAGCTGATAGTTGACGCAGCCGATCAGGGTCAGCAGCGCCGTGAACAGAAACCCCGCGCCAAAGCGGGTCGGGTACACGCGCGGCCCCTTCGAGAAGTGGGTGGCGGGGGCCACCGTGATGCCCAGGCCCTGGTCGGCGTTGCCGTCGTCACTGGCCCACCCGCTGAGGCGTTCGCGCAGGCCGCTGGACGGAGGGAGAGAAGCGGGGCGCTGCGTCATAGGGTCGGGGTCATGGGGTCATCCTCGGTGGGGGATCGGGGTTATGGAGCCTGACTGAGCAAGGCGTCGAGCTGGGCAGCCGTGTCCTGCGCACCCATCAGCCGGGCGGCGTCGGCCACCGACAGGCCGCCCACGTCGCGGGCATGCAGGTTCGCGCCGCGCGAGAGAAGCCAGCCCACCATCTCGGTGCGGTTGAACATGGCGGCCATCATCAGTGCGGTCTTGCCGCCAGGACCTGCCGTCTCAGTGTCGGCTCCGTGATCCAGCAGCAGCTCGGCCATCTCCAGATTGCCCTTAAACGCCGCGCCGACGAGCGGGGTCTGGCCCTGATCGTTGGCGCGTTCGGGGTCGGCCCCGTGTTCCAGCAGCTGCCGGGTGGCCTCCAGGTGGCCATGATAGCTGGCCAGCATCAGCAAGCTGTCGCCCTTCTGGTTGAGCAGGTTGGCGGGCAGCCCCTGGTCGAGCAGCGGCCCAAGCTGATCGGCATCCCCGGCGCGGACGAGTTCAAAGACCGACTGGAGGAAGGCGAGCGTTTCGGCGTCGGGGGTGGGTGGGTGGTCGGTCATGGTGTTTAGCTCCTTGAGCGGGCCGGAAAGGTGAGGTGCGCGGCCCGGTTCATAAGCACTATCAAAGCAAAGACGGATGAAAGCCGGTGCAGCCAGCCTCCGCTACCGCTTCATCATCCAGGCGGCCCGGCAGCTCAGGGAATCGCCACCACGCCCAGCAGTTGCGCAGCCACCGCCGGACTCGGCGCTCCGGTGGCGCGGCCCAGCAAGCGGTGGGCGGCCACGCTGCCGAACACCGCCTGCACGTCCTCGGGCAGCACATGGGCGCGCCCTGCGAGCCAGGCCCAGGCCCGCGCTGCCGCCAGCAGTCCCAGCGCCGCGCGCGGACTCAGGCCCGCCTGCACATCGGGATGGGCGCGCGAGGCGGTGATCAGCGCCAGCACGTAGTCGGCCAGCGCACCCGAGACGTGCACCGCCGCCGCCGACTCCTGGGCGGCCAGCAGCGCGTGCGGGGTCAGCACGGCGCTGAGTTCACGCGCGGCGTCGCGGCGGCCCCCGGCCAGCAGCAGCTCTCGCTCAGCACGGGGATCGGGGTAGCCCAGCGAGACGGTCATCAAAAACCTATCCAGCTGCGACTCGGGCAACGCGAAGGTGCCGAGTTGCGAGGCCGGATTCTGGGTGGCGATCACGAAAAAGGGCGAGGGCAGCGGCCGGGTGGTGCCGCCCTCGCTGACCTGCCGCTCCTCCATCGCTTCCAGGAGGGCCGACTGGGTCTTGGGGGTGGCGCGGTTGATCTCGTCGGCCAGCAGCAGCTGGGTAAACACCGGCCCCTCGTGAAAGCGGAACTCGCGGGCGGCGGGTTCGTAGATGCTGACGCCCAGCAGATCGGCGGGCAGCAGGTCACTGGTAAATTGCAGCCGCGAGAAATGCAGCCCCAGGCTGGCAGCGATGGCCTGCGCCAGGGTGGTCTTGCCGACGCCCGGCACATCTTCGAGCAGCAGGTGACCGCCCGCCAGCAAGCAGGCCAGCGACAATCTGACCTGTCCGGACTTGCCCAGAATCACCCGGTCGAGCTGCGCCAGGGTGGCGGCAACCAGGGCGCTCAGTCCGGCATCCGGCTGGCCGACGCCGCCCTCAGCACTGGCACGGCTCAAACTGGACAGGGTGCGGGTCATGGACGGCGGGAGTGGGCGGGCCGGAGGAGGGCACTCATCCCTCCAGCCTAGCGGGGCGCGTCTGCCAAAACACTTACGCTCCTGAACTGTGTCTGGCCCGCTACACTCTGGGTATGATTTCAATTGATCTGAGCGGCAAAACGGCACTGGTGATGGGCGTCGCCAATGCCCGCAGCCTCGGCTGGGCGATTGCCGAGCAACTGCTGACGGCGGGCGCTCGGGTGGCCTTCAGCTACCAGGGCGAGCGCCTGAAACCCGAACTCGAAAAGCTGACCAGGGACTATCCCGGCACGCTGCTCCGGCAGGCCGACGCCACCAGCGAGGACGACCTGACCGCCCTGTTTGCCGCCGTCAAGGCAGAGTTCGGCACGCTGGACGCGGTGGTCCACTCGATTGCCTACGCGCCGCGCGAGGCGATGGAGGGCAGATTCCTCGACACCACGCCCGCAGACTGGAACACCGCCCTGTCGGTCAGCGCCTACACCCTGGTGAGCATCTGCCGCCACGCCGAACCGCTGCTTAATGAAGGCGGCAGCGTCATCAGCCTGACCTACCACGCCTCGCAGAAGGTGGTGCCCAAGTACAACGTGATGGGCGTGGCGAAAGCGGCCCTGGAAGCTGCCACCCGCTACCTCGCCGCCGAGCTGGGCGGGAGGGGTGTGCGTGTCAACACCATCAGTGCCGGGCCGATGCGGACCATTGCCGCCCGCAGCATCCCCGGCTTCTCGACCATGTACGACCAGGCCGCCAAGGCCGCGCCGTTGGGGCGCAACGCCACCTCGCAGGAAGTCGGCAAGCTGGGGCTCTTCTTGCTGAGTGACCTCGCCAGCGGCATCACCGGGCAGGTCGTGTATGTGGACGCGGGCAGCAGCGTCATGGCGATGAAGATGGAGTAACGGTGATTCTGCCGTCAGAGCTGGCCGAGTAGCGCCGCTTCGCCCTCGGGCGTCAGTGCATACGGCAACTTCTGGTGGCAACTCCAGGCCTGTGTGTCGCGCGCCGTGGTGGCCGGGTCGGTCAGGGTCAGGCCCGCCCGCACGGCCCGCACGTTACTGACGTTCATGCGCCCGGCGTGGGGGCCATTCTCAGCCACATACAGGCTGAGTTCCTCAGCATCCGGGAAGTGCTGACGCAACATCTGAATGTCGATCCAGCGCACCTGAGCGGTGGCTGGCTGGCCCGCCCCGCAAATCCGCAAAAAGTCGGTCCAGGTCAGGCGCGGGCCAGCCAGGTTGAAGACACCATCAAGGTCTGCCTCCACCACCCTCAGCGCAAAGCGGGCCACATCGCGCACGTCAATGACTTGCAGATGATCAGTGCCGTCGCCGGGAGCCAGCATCACACCGCCCAGCAAGGCCCGCTCGGCCCAGTACGGGTAACGCCGGGTGGGGTCGTGCGGCCCCACCACGATCTGGGGACGCAGGACCGTGCAGGCGTCAGCGTAAAGACCCTGAACGATTTCCTCGCAGGCGACCTTGAGCGGGCCGTAGGTCTCGCCGTCAATCTGGGTGATGTCCTCGGCGGCGGGAGCTTGCAACGGGCTGGCCTCGGTGATCGGCAGCCCGCACGGCTCGGCGTAGACGGCCCGCGAGCTGACATAGACGTAGCGCCCCACCCGCCCCTGCAATGCCCCGGCGCTGGCCCGCACCTGGCGGGGTGTGTAGCCGCTGACATCGAAGCAGGCGTCCCAGTGTTGCCCCATCAGGGCGCTGAGACCCGCGACACCCTGGTCACGGTCACCGCGCAGGCGCTCGACCTGCTGCGGCAGATCGTCGGGCGAGCGGCCCCGGTTGAACACCGTCACCTGATACCCGGCCAGCAGCGCCGCCTGGGTCAGGTGTTTCCCGATAAACTGGGTGCCGCCCAGAATCAGCAACTTCACTGCGTCACCCGTTCACCGCATCACCCGCGCGGCCCTCACTCGGCCACGATGCCCTGCAACACCGCGTCGCTCAGGCGCTCAGCCTTGAGGCGCTCGGCGCGTTGAATGGCGCGCAAATCGTCCACCGCCCGGTCCAGGTCGTCGTTGACCACCACATAGCGGAAGTGGCGGGCCTCCAGAATTTCCTCACGGGCACGCTCCAGCCGCCGCTCGATGCGCTCAGGCGTTTCGGTAGCCCGGCCTTCCAGACGGCGGCGCAGCTCGGTGAGGCTCGGGGGCATGATGAACACCAGCACCGCCTCGCTGGACTGGTCGGCCACCTGCATGGCCCCCAGCACCTCGATTTCCAGAATCACGTCCTGTCCGCGCGAGAGCGCCTCGTCGATAGGACCTCTGGGAGTGCCGTAGCGGTTGCCGAC
This portion of the Deinococcus rubellus genome encodes:
- a CDS encoding enoyl-ACP reductase FabI; this encodes MISIDLSGKTALVMGVANARSLGWAIAEQLLTAGARVAFSYQGERLKPELEKLTRDYPGTLLRQADATSEDDLTALFAAVKAEFGTLDAVVHSIAYAPREAMEGRFLDTTPADWNTALSVSAYTLVSICRHAEPLLNEGGSVISLTYHASQKVVPKYNVMGVAKAALEAATRYLAAELGGRGVRVNTISAGPMRTIAARSIPGFSTMYDQAAKAAPLGRNATSQEVGKLGLFLLSDLASGITGQVVYVDAGSSVMAMKME
- a CDS encoding AAA family ATPase translates to MTRTLSSLSRASAEGGVGQPDAGLSALVAATLAQLDRVILGKSGQVRLSLACLLAGGHLLLEDVPGVGKTTLAQAIAASLGLHFSRLQFTSDLLPADLLGVSIYEPAAREFRFHEGPVFTQLLLADEINRATPKTQSALLEAMEERQVSEGGTTRPLPSPFFVIATQNPASQLGTFALPESQLDRFLMTVSLGYPDPRAERELLLAGGRRDAARELSAVLTPHALLAAQESAAAVHVSGALADYVLALITASRAHPDVQAGLSPRAALGLLAAARAWAWLAGRAHVLPEDVQAVFGSVAAHRLLGRATGAPSPAVAAQLLGVVAIP
- a CDS encoding NAD-dependent epimerase/dehydratase family protein, which produces MKLLILGGTQFIGKHLTQAALLAGYQVTVFNRGRSPDDLPQQVERLRGDRDQGVAGLSALMGQHWDACFDVSGYTPRQVRASAGALQGRVGRYVYVSSRAVYAEPCGLPITEASPLQAPAAEDITQIDGETYGPLKVACEEIVQGLYADACTVLRPQIVVGPHDPTRRYPYWAERALLGGVMLAPGDGTDHLQVIDVRDVARFALRVVEADLDGVFNLAGPRLTWTDFLRICGAGQPATAQVRWIDIQMLRQHFPDAEELSLYVAENGPHAGRMNVSNVRAVRAGLTLTDPATTARDTQAWSCHQKLPYALTPEGEAALLGQL
- the gmk gene encoding guanylate kinase, with protein sequence MSATLNPEPLQSPSVSECSAAASDHAASATAPISPATGPARRGLLIVMTGASGVGKGTLRERWLRDQNVFYSMSWTTREARPGERPGLDYHFVSADQFEAHAQAGGFLEHAEFVGNRYGTPRGPIDEALSRGQDVILEIEVLGAMQVADQSSEAVLVFIMPPSLTELRRRLEGRATETPERIERRLERAREEILEARHFRYVVVNDDLDRAVDDLRAIQRAERLKAERLSDAVLQGIVAE
- a CDS encoding ankyrin repeat domain-containing protein — translated: MTDHPPTPDAETLAFLQSVFELVRAGDADQLGPLLDQGLPANLLNQKGDSLLMLASYHGHLEATRQLLEHGADPERANDQGQTPLVGAAFKGNLEMAELLLDHGADTETAGPGGKTALMMAAMFNRTEMVGWLLSRGANLHARDVGGLSVADAARLMGAQDTAAQLDALLSQAP
- a CDS encoding DUF58 domain-containing protein, whose product is MTQRPASLPPSSGLRERLSGWASDDGNADQGLGITVAPATHFSKGPRVYPTRFGAGFLFTALLTLIGCVNYQLSLGYLVTFLMLGLWVSGAVAASRSLSGLRLSAAPPDTAWAGEEAAFAVRVQNPSDQARARLRLRAHRPRSATITLLDVAAQAETTAPVMIAAPRRGPLTLPRLRLEGRDALGLWRGVTYPLLSAEALIYPAPEADAPPLPGTRASEGSGAKRAAGQEEFAGVRPYLPGDAPRQVAWRHSARTGDLHTKVFDVPLSLTLCLDYAELRGLDPEARYSRLSAWVRQARQHDVRYRLELPDRMVEEGSGEAHSRRALNALALSQPSVSQAARQGDQPNGLPERLAGRP